From one Rosa rugosa chromosome 4, drRosRugo1.1, whole genome shotgun sequence genomic stretch:
- the LOC133744344 gene encoding uncharacterized protein LOC133744344: MANRRDPPVDADNFVEAFARRMEANQVGGRLGRLVTYIKSIGATKFTGGKPHEAEEWIYNLEIHFEMMDCTQVELRRVATCLLEGDARFWWDTVKRVTLPAAMELMEWAVFKEKFLEKYFPQVERDKKELEFIQLTQGKMTVIEYETKFTKLSRFAPHMVDTDDKKARRFIGGLNSNIRRMVTQRGITYEEAVDKALTQEEENQKYRMEKERENGFRGKRSHPMSNQKSGQPWKQQKGRDSFQKPTSSTEKGKEVATGPIRCFNCGEKGHISNTCPKPRRLPGSCYNCGKMGHFSNQCDAPRQKNNPPPRPVQLNAIARENIVMEGTLIAYSTHAHILFDTGASDSLMSAAFVTTLELTPTEHDEILTVSTPLEKSTTLTKVCKSCPIHVLDTEFPMDLIVINLRRFDIILGFDWLSKYHAFIGCREKTITFTIPGQPIRKIQCDSPKKKFIPSKILANVELKSSKPLIDQISMVNSFKDVFQEITHLPPSRDIEFSIDLIPEARPISVTPYRMAPKELKELQTQIKGLLDMGFIRPSASSWGAPVLFVKKKDGSLRLCIDYWQLNKVTIKNKYPLPRIDDLFDQLRGARIFSKIDLRSGYHQLLVKEDDIHKTAFNTRYGHYEWLVMSFGLANAPAIFMDLMNRVFSPFLDKFIFVFIDDILIYSKNEADHTQHLETTLQVLRELESEMRKKHPQLFIEQGT; encoded by the coding sequence ATGGCCAATAGAAGAGATCCACCTGTCGATGCAGACAATTTTGTCGAAGCCTTCGCAAGAAGGATGGAGGCAAACCAAGTCGGTGGAAGGCTAGGACGGCTAGTAACATATATAAAGAGTATAGGGGCAACGAAATTTACTGGAGGGAAACCTCACGAGGCTGAAGAATGGATTTACAATCTGGAAATCCACTTTGAAATGATGGACTGTACCCAAGTAGAGTTACGAAGAGTGGCTACTTGTCTTTTAGAAGGAGATGCTCGTTTCTGGTGGGACACGGTCAAACGTGTCACACTCCCTGCAGCAATGGAACTCATGGAATGGGCTGTCTTCAAAgagaaatttctggaaaaatatTTTCCACAAGTTGAGAGAGACAAGAAAGAATTAGAGTTTATTCAACTTACCCAAGGAAAGATGACTGTGATTGAGTACGAGACCAAGTTCACTAAACTTTCTCGTTTTGCTCCACACATGGTAGATACCGACGATAAAAAGGCAAGACGATTCATTGGAGGACTGAATTCCAATATTCGAAGAATGGTCACTCAACGTGGAATCACGTACGAGGAAGCTGTGGACAAAGCCCTAACTCAAGAGgaagaaaatcaaaaatatCGCATGGAGAAGGAGCGAGAGAATGGCTTCCGAGGAAAGAGAAGTCATCCAATGTCTAACCAGAAAAGCGGACAACCATGGAAGCAGCAAAAAGGGAGGGACTCATTTCAGAAGCCGACATCATCAACTGAAAAAGGAAAGGAGGTAGCAACAGGCCCAATTCGGTGTTTCAACTGTGGAGAAAAGGGGCATATATCTAATACTTGTCCAAAGCCACGTCGCCTTCCAGGATCTTGTTACAATTGTGGCAAGATGGGACATTTCTCAAATCAGTGCGATGCACCAAGGCAAAAAAATAACCCACCACCTCGTCCTGTCCAGCTAAATGCCATAGCTCGTGAGAACATCGTGATGGAAGGTACGCTAATAGCATATAGTACTCATGCTCATATACTATTTGATACTGGCGCATCCGATTCGCTTATGTCTGCTGCATTTGTCACAACTTTGGAATTGACACCAACTGAGCATGATGAAATTTTAACAGTCTCAACACCATTAGAAAAATCTACCACTTTAACCAAAGTATGCAAATCATGTCCTATACATGTTCTAGATACAGAATTTCCCATGGACCTCATAGTCATAAATTTGAGGCGATTTGACATAATTCTAGGATTTGATTGGTTAAGCAAATATCATGCCTTTATAGGCTGTCGTGAGAAAACCATCACCTTCACTATTCCTGGCCAACCCATTCGAAAGATTCAGTGTGACTcgcccaaaaaaaaattcatacctTCCAAAATTCTTGCCAATGTCGAATTAAAGAGTTCAAAACCTTTAATAGACCAAATCTCTATGGTAAACTCATTTAAAGACGTTTTCCAAGAAATCACTCATTTACCTCCAAGCCGAGATATTGAATTCAGCATTGACCTTATACCTGAAGCCAGACCAATTTCTGTTACTCCCTATAGAATGGCACCAAAAGAATTAAAGGAGTTGCAAACGCAAATCAAAGGATTGCTCGATATGGGATTTATCCGGCCTAGTGCTTCTAGTTGGGGAGCACCTGTTTTGTTCGTGAAGAAGAAAGATGGATCTCTCCGACTATGCATCGACTATTGGCAACTAAACAAGGTGACTATCAAAAATAAGTATCCATTGCCACGAATCGATGATTTGTTTGATCAACTACGAGGAGCTCGAATATTTTCAAAGATCGACTTGCGCTCTGGGTACCATCAACTTCTGGTCAAGGAGGATGATATCCATAAAACCGCCTTTAACACACGGTATGGACATTATGAGTGGTTGGTGATGTCCTTTGGATTAGCCAATGCACCAGCCATATTCATGGATTTGATGAACCGAGTGTTCAGTCCATTTCTGGATAAATTCATTTTCGTCTTCATTGATGATATTTTGATTTATTCTAAAAATGAAGCGGATCATACACAACACTTGGAGACTACCTTACAAGTGCTTAGGGAACTAGAATCAGAAATGAGAAAGAAACATCCGCAATTGTTCATAGAACAAGGTACGTAA